In Haloarcula sp. H-GB4, a single genomic region encodes these proteins:
- a CDS encoding HTR-like protein, translated as MDRIPFGIRQLDSIINGGAPAGSVVLLSGEAGAGSREFMHTSALINGLEQVDTELHDLYYGDRSADAVAPDEIHYISFTTSESQLVSEMRLAMDDDVVDKGSRAVEFHDLSERYFHISPVPREWYASETASITDLRARHEREDLLGTLGMVLNEVAANNLVIIDSLSDLVSAMGEEIEWSDISSLVQGLQKAAHQWGCLLLLHINPETLSTVRHGQLVDASHGTMEFAWESGGSTRARTLVVQQFRGVLSQIEDEDIVQFETELGDAGFDISDVRKIR; from the coding sequence ATGGACCGAATCCCGTTTGGAATCCGCCAGCTCGACTCCATCATCAACGGTGGAGCACCCGCCGGGAGCGTCGTCCTGCTCTCCGGCGAGGCCGGCGCTGGCTCCCGGGAGTTCATGCATACGAGCGCACTCATCAACGGGCTCGAACAGGTGGACACGGAACTGCACGACCTCTACTACGGCGACCGCTCGGCCGACGCTGTCGCCCCGGACGAGATCCACTACATTTCGTTTACCACAAGCGAATCGCAACTGGTCAGCGAGATGCGGCTGGCGATGGACGATGATGTGGTCGACAAGGGGAGCCGGGCGGTCGAGTTCCACGACCTCTCGGAGCGATATTTCCACATCAGTCCAGTGCCACGGGAATGGTACGCCAGCGAAACCGCATCGATCACCGACCTCCGGGCACGGCACGAGCGGGAGGACCTGCTCGGGACGCTCGGCATGGTGCTGAACGAGGTGGCGGCGAACAACCTCGTCATCATCGACTCGCTATCGGATCTTGTCAGCGCCATGGGTGAGGAAATCGAGTGGTCGGACATCAGTTCACTTGTTCAGGGGCTTCAGAAGGCGGCCCATCAGTGGGGCTGTCTGCTCCTCTTGCACATCAATCCCGAGACGCTGTCGACTGTACGACACGGGCAGCTCGTTGACGCCTCCCACGGCACGATGGAGTTCGCGTGGGAATCCGGCGGCTCCACTCGCGCCCGAACCCTTGTTGTCCAGCAGTTCCGCGGCGTCCTCTCACAGATCGAGGACGAGGACATCGTTCAGTTCGAAACTGAACTGGGCGATGCCGGCTTCGACATCAGCGACGTGCGCAAGATTCGATAA
- the cruF gene encoding bisanhydrobacterioruberin hydratase, with protein sequence MGSGEDRTLAGWTLPETKTDATAQFDQFVTENRFTIAVVFPLVGAVTLLASAEGLLPDPLAFNPYFVLFGTFVMRLPLAAGVFPLVDRRAGLALVALTLYSYGIELVGVQTGWPYGEFIYGVDLGPMLLGEVPFGLPVFFFPLVLNAYLLVLLLLGNRAASTAVRLLATLATVMLVDLVLDPGAVAIGFWIYEMPQFYGVPWQNYAGWLLSGSVAVLLFDFGFDRAGLRQRLRDCPFMLDDLVSFVLLWGGINLFYANWMPVGLAALLGGGLLWTDRFDFDLSETRLGRAVWR encoded by the coding sequence ATGGGTAGCGGCGAAGACCGAACGCTGGCGGGCTGGACACTCCCGGAAACAAAGACCGACGCGACCGCGCAGTTCGATCAGTTCGTCACCGAGAACCGGTTTACCATCGCTGTCGTCTTTCCGCTCGTCGGCGCGGTGACCTTGCTCGCGAGTGCCGAGGGGCTCCTGCCGGACCCGCTCGCGTTCAATCCCTACTTCGTCCTGTTCGGGACGTTCGTGATGCGGCTTCCGCTGGCCGCCGGCGTCTTCCCGCTCGTAGACCGCCGGGCCGGGCTGGCGCTGGTCGCGCTGACACTCTACTCGTACGGCATCGAACTCGTCGGCGTCCAGACCGGCTGGCCCTACGGCGAGTTCATCTACGGTGTCGACCTCGGCCCGATGCTGCTTGGCGAGGTACCGTTCGGGCTCCCGGTGTTTTTCTTCCCGCTGGTCCTGAACGCCTACCTGCTCGTCCTGCTGTTGCTCGGCAACAGGGCAGCGTCAACCGCGGTTCGGCTGCTGGCGACGCTGGCGACGGTCATGCTCGTCGATCTCGTGCTTGATCCGGGTGCTGTGGCCATCGGCTTCTGGATCTACGAGATGCCGCAGTTCTACGGCGTCCCGTGGCAGAACTACGCCGGTTGGCTCCTCTCGGGATCAGTCGCCGTCCTCCTGTTCGACTTCGGGTTCGACCGTGCAGGGCTCCGCCAGCGACTCCGGGACTGCCCGTTCATGCTCGATGACCTGGTGAGCTTCGTCTTGCTGTGGGGCGGTATCAACCTCTTTTACGCGAACTGGATGCCTGTCGGCCTGGCCGCGTTGCTGGGGGGTGGCCTTCTCTGGACGGATCGCTTCGACTTCGACCTCTCGGAAACCCGGCTCGGCCGTGCTGTCTGGCGGTGA
- a CDS encoding prenyltransferase, with translation MPELPTDRITAVIPPEETLVGYLLRLSRPRFWLYLGGPVIVGVSYAADGPGELFSPLAIALFLYFTIPGNVFLYGVNDIFDADIDEHNPKKDEGREVSYRGDSAITAIVVASGVLALLFTLGLPTLGVVALLAWVALSVEYSAPPLRFKTTPFLDSISNGLYILPGVIGYAAIEGVAPPATAVAGAWLWAMGMHTFSAIPDIEPDREAGIQTTATFLGESNTYYYCVMCWLTAAFVFTYTHWVFGLILLVYPGLVFGILGIGVDIDEAYWWYPAINTVVGMVFTLIALWVMLYG, from the coding sequence ATGCCCGAACTCCCGACCGACCGCATTACCGCCGTCATTCCGCCGGAGGAGACGCTTGTAGGCTACCTGTTACGGCTCTCCCGCCCGCGATTCTGGCTCTACCTCGGCGGCCCGGTCATCGTCGGCGTTAGCTACGCGGCCGACGGCCCGGGAGAACTGTTCTCGCCGCTGGCTATCGCGCTGTTTCTGTACTTCACCATCCCTGGGAACGTGTTCCTCTACGGCGTCAACGACATTTTCGACGCCGACATCGACGAGCACAATCCCAAGAAAGACGAGGGCCGGGAGGTCAGCTACCGCGGGGACAGCGCTATCACAGCCATCGTCGTCGCCAGCGGCGTGCTCGCGTTACTGTTCACCCTCGGACTGCCAACGCTCGGCGTCGTGGCCCTGCTCGCCTGGGTTGCGCTCTCAGTGGAGTACTCGGCACCGCCACTCCGGTTCAAGACGACGCCGTTTCTGGACTCCATTTCGAACGGGCTGTACATCCTGCCCGGCGTCATCGGCTACGCCGCTATCGAAGGAGTGGCCCCGCCAGCGACAGCGGTCGCCGGCGCGTGGCTCTGGGCGATGGGGATGCATACCTTCTCGGCGATTCCCGATATCGAACCCGACCGCGAGGCAGGCATCCAGACCACGGCGACGTTCTTGGGCGAGTCAAACACCTACTATTACTGCGTGATGTGCTGGCTCACGGCCGCGTTCGTGTTCACCTACACGCACTGGGTGTTCGGCCTGATACTGCTCGTCTATCCCGGCCTCGTCTTCGGGATTCTCGGCATCGGCGTCGACATCGACGAGGCGTACTGGTGGTATCCCGCGATTAACACCGTCGTCGGAATGGTTTTCACACTCATCGCGCTGTGGGTGATGCTGTATGGGTAG
- the crtD gene encoding carotenoid 3,4-desaturase, protein MSDLSGEDVTVVGGGIGGLSAACYLADADANVSLLEKNEQLGGRASRLEVDGFRFDMGPSWYLMPDVFERFFAYFGKEPRDYYDLQRLDPHYRIFFKDGDQIDVTGDNDEMAQKFEEYEPGAGEAFEEYLSTSERHYETAMNKFVYEDRSELRDWVDLDVMTAAPVGLQLIGTMQSHVEDYFEHPKLQQIMQYTLVFLGGSPRTTPALYNMMSHVDFNLGVYYPDGGVGAVVDGLVELGEELGVTYETDAEVEEISRRKDGFLVETVHGDTTHPDEVVVNADYGHAERELLPDHERQYDDEYWDDKTYAPSAFLMYMGVEGDVEPLEHHTLVLPTDWDPHFDDIFDEPAWPDDPAYYLCVPSKTDDTVAPDGHSNLFVLVPIAPGLHDGDEIREEYREKVLGDIADNTGVDLRDRIVYEKQFAVSDFGERYNATEGTALGLAHTLRQTALLRPNNRSSAVDGLYFTGSFTTPGIGVPMCLISGEHTAEALIEDIA, encoded by the coding sequence ATGAGTGACTTGTCCGGTGAAGACGTGACTGTCGTCGGTGGCGGCATCGGTGGGCTCTCCGCTGCGTGCTACCTGGCGGACGCAGATGCGAACGTTTCCTTACTGGAGAAAAACGAGCAACTTGGGGGCCGTGCGTCCCGGCTGGAGGTGGATGGGTTCCGGTTCGACATGGGTCCGTCGTGGTACCTGATGCCCGACGTGTTCGAGCGGTTCTTCGCGTACTTCGGGAAGGAGCCCCGCGACTACTACGACCTCCAGCGGCTCGACCCGCACTACCGCATCTTCTTCAAGGACGGCGACCAGATCGACGTGACCGGCGACAACGACGAGATGGCCCAGAAATTTGAGGAGTACGAACCCGGCGCGGGCGAGGCGTTCGAAGAATATCTGTCGACCAGCGAACGCCACTACGAGACGGCCATGAACAAGTTCGTCTACGAGGACCGCTCGGAGCTGCGCGACTGGGTCGACCTTGACGTCATGACTGCCGCGCCGGTTGGCCTCCAGCTCATCGGCACGATGCAGAGCCACGTTGAAGATTACTTCGAGCACCCGAAGCTCCAGCAAATCATGCAGTACACGCTGGTGTTTCTCGGTGGCTCGCCCCGGACGACGCCAGCCCTGTATAATATGATGAGCCACGTCGATTTCAACCTCGGCGTCTACTACCCTGACGGTGGCGTCGGCGCGGTCGTCGACGGCCTCGTCGAACTCGGCGAAGAACTCGGCGTCACCTACGAGACCGATGCCGAGGTCGAGGAGATTTCCCGGCGGAAGGATGGATTCCTCGTCGAGACAGTCCACGGCGACACGACCCACCCCGACGAAGTGGTGGTCAACGCCGACTACGGCCACGCCGAACGGGAACTCCTCCCTGACCACGAACGCCAGTACGACGACGAGTACTGGGATGACAAGACGTACGCACCGTCTGCCTTCCTCATGTACATGGGCGTCGAGGGCGACGTGGAACCGCTGGAGCATCACACCCTTGTCCTGCCGACGGACTGGGACCCGCACTTCGACGATATCTTTGACGAGCCCGCGTGGCCCGACGACCCGGCGTACTACCTCTGTGTACCCTCGAAGACTGACGACACCGTCGCCCCCGACGGGCATTCGAATCTGTTCGTTCTGGTCCCTATCGCGCCGGGCCTGCACGATGGGGACGAGATCCGCGAGGAGTACCGCGAGAAGGTTCTGGGAGATATCGCCGACAACACCGGGGTGGACCTGCGCGACCGCATCGTCTACGAGAAGCAATTCGCCGTCTCCGACTTCGGCGAGCGGTACAACGCCACGGAGGGCACGGCCCTCGGTCTGGCACACACGCTCCGCCAGACAGCCCTGTTGCGGCCCAACAACCGCTCGTCGGCCGTCGACGGGCTCTACTTCACGGGGTCGTTCACGACGCCCGGCATCGGCGTGCCGATGTGTCTCATCAGCGGCGAACACACCGCGGAGGCACTCATTGAGGATATCGCCTGA
- a CDS encoding Xaa-Pro peptidase family protein encodes MEPDLSALDAYLDDAGVDGYLLDADSEVSDQYYLSGFDAPDPFITLYDGDTHLLFPRSLEFGRAKRESRAETVERYVDFDHQNKVEEYGPDEAVSHVLADFLAAYDVDSVAVPPRFPLRTADGLRARGVDVSADTDGIVTEIRATKTEPEVDHIRTAQRANEASMEAAESLLEASTIAADDTLEVDGETLTSERVKEEIEVTLLRHGCSLDETIVACGADAADPHDRGSGPLVAHEPIIIDIFPQDKATKYHADMTRTFVKGEPSETVREWYDLTERAMEAAFDALEPGATGADVHDAVCDVYEDAGEPTLRDDDRTETGFIHSTGHGVGLDVHELPRLAPNGGELEPGHIVTIEPGLYDPDVGGVRIEDIAVVTADGYENLTEYEIQFVV; translated from the coding sequence ATGGAGCCTGATCTCTCAGCACTGGACGCATATCTCGATGACGCCGGCGTCGACGGCTACCTCCTTGACGCAGATTCCGAGGTGTCAGATCAGTACTATCTCTCGGGTTTCGACGCGCCTGACCCGTTCATCACGCTATACGACGGTGACACACATCTCCTCTTCCCACGGAGTCTAGAATTCGGCCGCGCAAAGCGTGAGTCACGGGCCGAGACCGTCGAACGCTACGTCGACTTCGATCACCAGAACAAAGTCGAGGAGTACGGCCCGGACGAGGCGGTCTCGCACGTCCTCGCGGACTTCCTTGCGGCCTATGATGTCGACAGTGTGGCCGTCCCGCCGCGGTTCCCGCTACGGACGGCAGACGGCCTGCGTGCACGCGGCGTGGACGTGTCGGCCGACACCGACGGCATCGTCACGGAGATCCGAGCGACCAAGACCGAACCGGAAGTCGACCATATCCGGACGGCCCAGCGGGCCAACGAGGCGTCGATGGAAGCTGCTGAGTCACTGCTCGAAGCGTCGACGATTGCTGCCGACGATACGCTCGAAGTCGACGGCGAGACGCTGACAAGCGAGCGAGTGAAAGAAGAAATCGAGGTGACGCTGCTCCGGCACGGCTGCTCGCTGGACGAGACTATCGTCGCCTGTGGCGCGGACGCCGCGGACCCCCACGACCGCGGGAGCGGGCCACTCGTCGCCCACGAGCCGATTATCATCGACATTTTCCCCCAGGATAAGGCGACGAAGTACCACGCCGACATGACGCGAACGTTCGTGAAAGGCGAGCCCAGCGAGACGGTGCGCGAGTGGTACGACCTGACAGAACGCGCGATGGAAGCCGCGTTCGACGCCCTGGAACCCGGCGCGACTGGCGCGGACGTACACGACGCCGTCTGTGATGTGTACGAGGACGCCGGCGAACCGACGCTGCGTGACGACGACCGAACGGAGACGGGGTTCATCCACAGCACAGGCCACGGCGTCGGGCTGGACGTCCACGAGCTTCCACGGCTGGCACCGAACGGCGGTGAACTCGAACCGGGGCACATCGTCACTATCGAACCAGGCCTCTATGACCCCGATGTCGGCGGGGTCAGAATCGAGGACATCGCCGTCGTCACTGCCGACGGCTACGAGAACCTGACCGAGTACGAGATCCAGTTCGTCGTCTGA
- a CDS encoding DUF1272 domain-containing protein: MKLLPRLSGLFGTDDSDSTGMRYECTLCGTQTEDAKAACPSCGGQMEQL; encoded by the coding sequence ATGAAACTGCTACCACGACTCTCGGGTCTGTTCGGCACCGATGACAGCGACTCGACTGGAATGCGGTATGAGTGTACGCTCTGTGGGACTCAGACAGAGGACGCCAAAGCAGCCTGTCCGTCCTGTGGCGGCCAGATGGAACAGCTCTGA
- a CDS encoding ribbon-helix-helix domain-containing protein, with protein MADYTTVSIPKDLAERVEETIEGTSFSSTSDLVRFLLRSIVVEHQREGELTEAQFQDITDQLRDLGYLE; from the coding sequence ATGGCTGATTACACCACGGTATCGATTCCGAAGGACCTTGCGGAGCGCGTCGAAGAGACCATCGAAGGGACGAGTTTCTCCAGTACGTCCGACCTCGTTCGGTTCCTGCTCCGGAGTATCGTCGTTGAACACCAGCGGGAAGGAGAACTGACTGAAGCGCAGTTCCAGGATATCACCGACCAGTTGCGGGACCTGGGCTACCTGGAGTAG
- a CDS encoding VOC family protein, which yields MLSSPAWLTLEVKYPDRATAFYEAFLELDVVSETPDEAVLAAGDTELRLRAPGTVPRGGLHTHYALTIPEREYDDWYDRLDERFDLVEHSFGDARSLYFYDPQGNCVELGERAVDGTGVTGLFELVLEVEDLSAAVEFYTTLGFELVDDGRDEGRVRLSTGDLDLELWSPRLGIADARGGAHVDFGVVAEDPKSTAREVADDALAVTSVDEGVRIRDRDGHYLTLVSA from the coding sequence ATGCTCTCATCGCCCGCGTGGCTCACGCTAGAGGTGAAGTATCCCGACCGTGCGACGGCGTTTTACGAGGCCTTTCTGGAACTCGACGTCGTTTCAGAGACGCCAGACGAGGCCGTGCTCGCGGCTGGCGACACCGAACTCAGGCTCCGCGCGCCGGGAACAGTTCCACGCGGCGGGCTCCACACACATTACGCGCTCACGATTCCCGAGCGGGAGTACGACGACTGGTACGACCGGCTGGACGAGCGCTTCGATCTGGTCGAACACTCCTTCGGGGACGCGCGCTCGCTGTACTTCTACGATCCGCAGGGCAACTGCGTCGAACTTGGCGAGCGGGCGGTCGACGGCACTGGCGTCACGGGCCTGTTCGAACTCGTCCTCGAAGTCGAGGACCTGTCCGCGGCAGTGGAGTTCTACACCACGCTGGGGTTCGAACTGGTCGACGACGGCCGCGACGAAGGCCGGGTCAGGCTGTCGACCGGCGACCTCGATCTGGAACTGTGGTCACCGCGGCTCGGCATCGCTGACGCCCGCGGCGGCGCCCACGTCGACTTCGGCGTCGTCGCCGAAGACCCAAAATCGACGGCCAGGGAGGTCGCTGACGACGCGCTCGCAGTCACGTCAGTTGACGAGGGCGTCCGAATCAGGGACCGGGACGGCCACTACCTGACGCTGGTGTCTGCGTAG
- a CDS encoding DUF5779 family protein: MSDFEGLDLQAVEDQMDEDRDGAGSNRVVLGVLDGSESPEQWIDTIENGSVLVLNVEGDLNELAAGFARPVREAGGELMHFRGFLIVTPPGVSIDSERLG; this comes from the coding sequence ATGAGTGATTTCGAGGGGCTTGACCTGCAGGCCGTCGAGGACCAGATGGATGAGGACCGTGACGGGGCCGGCAGCAACCGCGTCGTGCTCGGCGTCCTCGACGGATCGGAGTCGCCCGAACAGTGGATCGATACCATCGAGAACGGGTCGGTACTGGTTCTCAACGTCGAGGGCGACCTGAACGAACTCGCCGCCGGGTTCGCCCGACCGGTCCGGGAGGCCGGCGGCGAACTGATGCACTTCCGTGGGTTCCTGATTGTGACGCCGCCGGGTGTCAGCATCGACTCTGAGCGGCTGGGTTGA
- a CDS encoding LeuA family protein, giving the protein MEASSYGCLCPTTRARRNLRRIEFFQGTLDSTSEITDARIFDTTLRDGEQSPRTSFNYEDKREIAALLDEMGTHVIEAGFPVNSDAEFEAVRDIAESTRVTTCGLARVVEKDIEAALDSGVDMVHTFVSTSDVQLQDSMHATRQEALDTAVDCVEMIKDAGVECMFSPMDATRTDEDFLVEVIEATSAAGADWINIPDTCGVATPRRFYDLIEIVDDCTDAYIDVHTHDDFGLASANAISGFEAGASQAQVSVNGIGERAGNAAYEEVVMALESLYDVDTGIDTTRITELSRIVEEKSDIGVPANKPVVGRNAFSHESGIHAAGVIENSDTFEPGVMTPEMVGATRELVLGKHTGAHSVRERLVDAGYNPSEAEVREVTRRVKEYGAEEQVTMSVLERFAEEIGVTEESEEVRA; this is encoded by the coding sequence GTGGAAGCATCCAGTTACGGGTGCTTATGTCCAACAACGAGGGCACGTCGGAATCTCCGGCGGATCGAGTTCTTCCAGGGCACACTGGATTCCACGTCTGAGATTACAGACGCACGGATTTTCGACACCACGCTGCGCGATGGTGAGCAGTCACCACGTACGTCGTTCAACTACGAGGACAAACGCGAGATAGCCGCGCTGCTCGACGAGATGGGCACCCACGTCATCGAGGCCGGGTTCCCCGTCAACTCTGACGCGGAGTTCGAAGCAGTGCGCGACATCGCCGAGTCCACGCGAGTGACGACCTGCGGACTGGCGCGTGTGGTCGAGAAAGACATCGAGGCGGCCTTGGATTCCGGTGTGGACATGGTCCACACCTTCGTCTCGACGTCGGACGTACAGTTGCAAGATTCCATGCACGCGACCCGTCAGGAGGCGCTCGACACCGCTGTCGACTGTGTCGAGATGATCAAAGATGCGGGCGTCGAATGCATGTTCTCGCCGATGGATGCGACTCGGACTGACGAGGACTTCCTCGTCGAAGTCATCGAGGCCACGTCCGCGGCGGGGGCGGACTGGATCAACATTCCGGACACGTGTGGGGTCGCCACGCCGCGGCGGTTCTACGACCTCATCGAGATCGTCGACGACTGCACCGACGCCTACATCGACGTGCACACGCACGATGACTTCGGGCTGGCGTCGGCCAACGCCATCTCCGGCTTCGAGGCCGGGGCCAGCCAGGCGCAGGTGTCGGTCAACGGCATCGGCGAACGCGCTGGCAACGCGGCCTACGAAGAGGTCGTGATGGCGTTGGAGTCGCTCTACGACGTCGACACCGGAATCGACACCACCCGCATCACGGAGCTATCGCGGATCGTCGAGGAGAAGTCCGACATCGGGGTACCGGCGAACAAGCCTGTCGTCGGGCGCAACGCCTTCTCCCACGAGAGCGGCATCCACGCCGCCGGTGTCATCGAGAACTCCGACACGTTCGAGCCGGGCGTCATGACTCCCGAGATGGTCGGGGCCACGCGCGAGCTCGTGCTCGGCAAGCACACCGGGGCCCACTCGGTTCGGGAACGGCTCGTCGACGCCGGATACAACCCGAGCGAGGCGGAGGTCCGCGAAGTGACTCGCCGCGTCAAGGAGTACGGCGCGGAGGAGCAGGTCACCATGTCGGTGCTTGAACGGTTCGCCGAGGAAATCGGCGTGACCGAGGAAAGCGAGGAGGTCCGGGCGTAG
- the ilvB gene encoding biosynthetic-type acetolactate synthase large subunit — protein sequence MSERASVPKEEETEPETEQEPVTTGAQSVIRALENAGTDYVFGVQGGAIMPVYDALYDSDINHVTMAHEQGASHAADAYGVVTGDPGVCFATSGPGATNLVTGIADANMDSDPVIALTGQVPTEFVGNDAFQETDTVGITQPITKESYFAADSDTVGDNVSEAFALADAGRQGPTLVDLPKDVTQGDTEVEPGSPETPETYDVPEEADDENVQEAADALAEAERPVILSGGGVIKADASSALREFAKEYEIPVITTMPGIGSFPEDHELSLEWAGMHGTGYANMAISNTDCMLAIGTRFDDRLTGGVDSFAPDAEVIHVDIDPAEISKNVYADYPLIGDAREVLRQLFDAMPRSPDADEWRDQCQTWKDEYPMDYDTPDDEPLKPQYVVEKFSEMTPDDTIVCTGVGQHQMWASQFWEYTEPRTWVSSHGLGTMGYGVPAAIGAKLAAPDQEVVCFDGDGSFLMTVQGLSVAVREQLDITYVVLNNEAVGMVRQWQDGFYEGRRMASEYPWIPQFDKLAEAFGARGFTLESYDNVEETIQEAREYDGPSVIDAHIDPGENVFPMVPSGGDNGQFALNEDHLDMI from the coding sequence ATGAGCGAACGCGCATCCGTCCCCAAGGAAGAAGAAACGGAGCCAGAAACCGAACAGGAACCGGTCACAACGGGCGCGCAGTCGGTCATCCGCGCGCTTGAAAACGCCGGGACCGACTACGTCTTCGGCGTTCAGGGCGGCGCGATCATGCCCGTCTACGACGCGCTGTACGACTCCGACATCAACCACGTCACGATGGCCCACGAACAGGGGGCCTCACACGCGGCGGACGCGTACGGCGTCGTCACCGGCGACCCCGGCGTCTGTTTCGCCACGTCCGGCCCCGGCGCGACGAACCTCGTGACCGGCATCGCCGACGCTAACATGGACTCGGACCCGGTCATCGCGCTGACCGGCCAGGTCCCGACGGAGTTCGTCGGCAACGACGCGTTCCAGGAGACGGACACGGTCGGCATCACCCAGCCGATCACGAAGGAAAGCTACTTTGCCGCTGACTCAGACACTGTTGGCGACAACGTCAGCGAAGCGTTCGCGCTCGCTGACGCCGGCCGGCAGGGACCGACGCTGGTCGACCTGCCGAAGGACGTGACCCAGGGCGACACCGAGGTCGAACCCGGCTCCCCCGAGACGCCGGAGACCTACGACGTGCCCGAGGAAGCAGACGACGAAAACGTCCAGGAAGCCGCGGACGCGCTGGCCGAAGCCGAGCGCCCAGTCATCCTCTCGGGTGGCGGCGTCATCAAGGCAGACGCATCGAGTGCGCTCCGTGAGTTCGCAAAGGAGTACGAGATTCCGGTCATCACGACGATGCCCGGCATCGGGAGCTTCCCCGAGGACCACGAACTCTCGCTTGAGTGGGCCGGGATGCACGGCACCGGCTACGCCAACATGGCGATTAGCAACACCGACTGCATGCTGGCTATCGGGACGCGCTTCGACGACCGCCTGACCGGCGGCGTCGACTCATTTGCCCCTGACGCGGAGGTCATCCACGTCGACATCGACCCGGCCGAAATCAGCAAGAACGTCTACGCTGACTACCCGCTCATCGGGGACGCTCGGGAAGTGCTCCGGCAGCTGTTCGACGCGATGCCGCGTTCGCCGGACGCCGACGAGTGGCGCGACCAGTGCCAGACCTGGAAAGACGAGTATCCGATGGACTACGACACGCCCGACGACGAGCCGCTGAAGCCGCAGTACGTCGTCGAGAAGTTCTCGGAGATGACGCCGGACGACACCATCGTCTGTACCGGCGTTGGCCAGCACCAGATGTGGGCCTCCCAGTTCTGGGAGTACACCGAGCCCCGGACGTGGGTGTCGTCCCACGGCCTCGGGACGATGGGGTACGGCGTGCCCGCCGCCATCGGCGCGAAACTCGCCGCGCCGGACCAGGAAGTCGTCTGCTTCGACGGCGACGGCTCGTTCCTGATGACCGTCCAGGGGCTGTCAGTCGCGGTCCGTGAGCAACTGGACATCACCTACGTCGTCCTGAACAACGAGGCGGTCGGGATGGTCCGCCAGTGGCAGGACGGCTTCTACGAGGGTCGCCGGATGGCCTCCGAGTACCCGTGGATCCCGCAGTTCGACAAGCTCGCCGAGGCCTTCGGCGCACGCGGGTTCACGCTCGAATCCTACGACAACGTCGAGGAGACGATACAGGAAGCACGCGAGTACGACGGCCCCAGCGTCATCGACGCCCACATCGACCCCGGGGAGAACGTCTTCCCGATGGTCCCCAGCGGCGGTGACAACGGTCAGTTCGCGCTCAACGAAGACCATCTGGACATGATCTAA
- the ilvN gene encoding acetolactate synthase small subunit, with amino-acid sequence MPGPAPDERMRPKGRRNTQGIRVDPEAEVTHEPRQAVLSALVKHRPGVLSEVSALFSRRQFNIESLTVGPTVDDDTARMTILIEEPEPGIDQAKKQLRKLVPVVSVRELEGEAVRRELALVKVSGEKPDDVNAVADMYNGQAVDASTDSVTVEITGSKQKIDAAIEAFKQFDVQEIVRTGAAALERGPKTLEKDV; translated from the coding sequence ATGCCAGGCCCCGCGCCGGACGAACGGATGCGCCCAAAGGGCCGACGCAACACGCAGGGAATCCGCGTCGACCCCGAGGCCGAAGTGACACACGAACCGCGACAGGCGGTGCTGTCCGCGCTGGTCAAACACCGACCGGGCGTGTTGTCGGAGGTGTCGGCGCTGTTCAGCCGACGGCAGTTCAACATCGAAAGTCTGACCGTCGGGCCGACAGTCGACGACGACACAGCCCGGATGACGATCCTCATCGAGGAGCCGGAACCGGGGATCGATCAGGCGAAAAAGCAACTTCGGAAGCTCGTGCCCGTCGTCTCGGTCAGGGAACTCGAAGGCGAGGCCGTCCGTCGGGAGCTCGCGCTGGTGAAAGTCAGCGGCGAGAAGCCCGACGACGTCAACGCGGTCGCCGATATGTACAACGGGCAGGCCGTGGATGCGTCTACCGATTCGGTTACTGTCGAGATTACGGGCAGCAAGCAGAAGATCGACGCCGCCATCGAGGCGTTCAAGCAGTTCGATGTGCAGGAAATTGTGCGAACCGGGGCCGCCGCACTGGAACGCGGCCCGAAAACACTAGAGAAAGATGTCTGA